The following are encoded in a window of Ricinus communis isolate WT05 ecotype wild-type chromosome 4, ASM1957865v1, whole genome shotgun sequence genomic DNA:
- the LOC8272605 gene encoding probable potassium transporter 13 isoform X3, which produces MEERKMDEVSGSNIRESRLKLYKTTLLLAYQSFGVVYGDLCTSPLYVYKSTFSGSLQLYEEDHEIFGVLSLVFWTLAIIPLCKYIIFVLGADDNGEGGTFALYSLLCRRSKMGFLLSSHMGLECVSSHDSSLPARETRTSLIIKEFFEKHHSSRIVLLLVVLLGTSMVIGDGILTPTMSVLSAVYGIQIKLPNLHENYTVVIACVVLVGLFALQHYGTHRVGFVFAPILLAWQLCLGGIGIYNIFHWNPGVINALSPHYIYKFFQRAGKSGWSSLGGIILCVAGAEAMFADLGHFSKLSLRIAFTVVVYPCLVLAYMGEAAYLSKHKEDLQRSFYKAIPEAIFWPVFLIATLATVVGSQAIISATFSIISQCRALGCFPRVKIVHTSKNIHGQIYIPEVNWLLMVFCLAVVIGFRDTSMIGNAYVWKRNVSWAIIFVLVFGSVELSYLSACLAKVHKGGWLPLLVSLVISSLMSIWRYGTSKKLAYELDNKVSLDSLLSVGASLGMTRVPGICLVYSDITSGVPPMFAHFITNFPAFHEILIFVTLQSLMIPKVPIDERFHIVRIGPPEFSLFRCIVRYGYKDIKDSHALETQLIEIISGFLKSERQGKEIAVMDTIRKGGRPTDGRKKVSFQLHNLEANEEIKGLMEAKEAGVAYMMSNTSVRANEASSFVKKFAINIVYAFLRRNSRCPATALGIPHPSLIEVGMVYLV; this is translated from the exons ATGGAGGAACGGAAAATGGATGAAGTATCGGGCTCAAATATCCGGGAGTCTCGACTG AAACTGTACAAAACCACTCTGTTACTTGCCTACCAGAGTTTCGGGGTTGTTTATGGGGATTTATGCACATCCCCTCTTTATGTTTATAAGAGTACATTCTCTGGAAGTTTACAGCTTTATGAGGAGGATCATGAGATTTTTGGGGTACTTTCTCTAGTTTTCTGGACTTTGGCAATCATCCCACTTTGCAAGTACATTATATTTGTGTTAGGGGCAGATGACAATGGTGAAG GCGGAACATTTGCGCTCTACTCGTTACTCTGCCGACGATCCAAGATGGGCTTTTTATTGAGTTCTCATATGGGACTTGAATGTGTATCTTCCCATGATTCTTCTCTGCCTGCCAGGGAGACAAGAACTAGCTtgattataaaagaattcttCGAAAAGCATCATTCTTCTCGTATTGTGTTGCTTCTGGTTGTTCTGCTTGGAACCAGCATGGTTATTGGTGATGGAATCCTGACCCCAACAATGTCTG TTTTATCTGCAGTCTACGGAATCCAAATTAAGCTTCCAAATTTACATGAGA ATTATACTGTTGTAATCGCTTGTGTGGTATTGGTGGGGCTTTTTGCACTTCAACATTATGGAACGCATAGAGTTGGGTTTGTGTTTGCTCCAATCTTGTTAGCTTGGCAGCTATGTCTTGGCGGAATTGGAATTTACAATATATTCCATTGGAACCCTGGAGTGATCAATGCTCTATCACCGCACTATATCTACAAATTTTTCCAAAGAGCAGGAAAATCTGGATGGAGTTCATTAGGAGGCATTATTCTATGTGTTGCAG GTGCAGAAGCTATGTTTGCTGATCTTGGCCATTTCTCAAAACTTTCTCTCAGG ATTGCATTTACCGTTGTTGTCTATCCTTGCTTGGTTCTGGCTTACATGGGCGAAGCTGCCTATCTCTCCAAGCACAAAGAGGATCTTCAGAGAAGCTTTTACAAGGCTATTCCAG AGGCTATATTTTGGCCAGTGTTTCTTATTGCCACTCTTGCAACTGTGGTGGGAAGTCAAGCAATAATTTCAGCCACTTTCTCTATCATCAGTCAGTGCAGGGCATTGGGTTGCTTCCCACGAGTAAAGATAGTGCACACGTCAAAGAATATACATGGGCAGATATACATTCCAGAGGTAAATTGGTTACTGATGGTGTTTTGTCTCGCTGTTGTCATTGGATTCAGAGACACTTCCATGATTGGCAACGCTTACG TCTGGAAGCGAAACGTTTCGTGGGCTATCATATTTGTATTAGTCTTTGGATCTGTGGAACTGTCCTATCTCTCCGCATGCCTTGCCAAAGTACACAAAGGAGGCTGGCTTCCCCTGCTAGTGTCTCTAGTGATCTCGTCTCTAATGTCAATCTGGCGTTATGGGACTTCAAAGAAACTGGCGTATGAGCTAGACAACAAGGTTAGCTTGGACAGCCTGCTGAGTGTAGGGGCTAGCTTGGGAATGACAAGGGTTCCTGGAATTTGCCTAGTTTATTCCGATATTACTTCTGGTGTCCCGCCAATGTTTGCTCATTTCATAACCAATTTTCCTGCATTTCATGAAATTCTCATATTCGTCACCCTTCAGTCTTTGATGATACCAAAAGTACCGATTGATGAACGTTTCCACATTGTGAGGATTGGACCTCCAGAATTCTCTCTATTCCGGTGCATTGTCAG GTACGGTTACAAGGATATCAAGGACAGCCATGCCTTAGAAACTCAGCTGATTGAAATCATATCAGGATTCCTCAAATCTGAAAGACAAGGCAAAGAAATAGCAGTCATGGACACTATTAGGAAGGGCGGTCGCCCAACAGATGGCAGAAAAAAAGTGAGCTTTCAATTACATAATTTGGAAGCAAATGAGGAGATTAAAGGACTGATGGAGGCGAAGGAAGCAGGCGTAGCGTACATGATGAGCAATACAAGTGTGAGAGCAAATGAGGCATCATCTTTTGTAAAGAAGTTTGCCATTAATATTGTGTATGCGTTTCTTAGACGCAATAGCCGGTGCCCTGCAACTGCACTTGGGATTCCACACCCTTCATTGATTGAAGTGGGCATGGTTTATCTGGTTTAA
- the LOC8272605 gene encoding probable potassium transporter 13 isoform X4, with the protein MGFLLSSHMGLECVSSHDSSLPARETRTSLIIKEFFEKHHSSRIVLLLVVLLGTSMVIGDGILTPTMSVLSAVYGIQIKLPNLHENYTVVIACVVLVGLFALQHYGTHRVGFVFAPILLAWQLCLGGIGIYNIFHWNPGVINALSPHYIYKFFQRAGKSGWSSLGGIILCVAGAEAMFADLGHFSKLSLRIAFTVVVYPCLVLAYMGEAAYLSKHKEDLQRSFYKAIPEAIFWPVFLIATLATVVGSQAIISATFSIISQCRALGCFPRVKIVHTSKNIHGQIYIPEVNWLLMVFCLAVVIGFRDTSMIGNAYGLAVIIVMFVTTLLMFLIISTVWKRNVSWAIIFVLVFGSVELSYLSACLAKVHKGGWLPLLVSLVISSLMSIWRYGTSKKLAYELDNKVSLDSLLSVGASLGMTRVPGICLVYSDITSGVPPMFAHFITNFPAFHEILIFVTLQSLMIPKVPIDERFHIVRIGPPEFSLFRCIVRYGYKDIKDSHALETQLIEIISGFLKSERQGKEIAVMDTIRKGGRPTDGRKKVSFQLHNLEANEEIKGLMEAKEAGVAYMMSNTSVRANEASSFVKKFAINIVYAFLRRNSRCPATALGIPHPSLIEVGMVYLV; encoded by the exons ATGGGCTTTTTATTGAGTTCTCATATGGGACTTGAATGTGTATCTTCCCATGATTCTTCTCTGCCTGCCAGGGAGACAAGAACTAGCTtgattataaaagaattcttCGAAAAGCATCATTCTTCTCGTATTGTGTTGCTTCTGGTTGTTCTGCTTGGAACCAGCATGGTTATTGGTGATGGAATCCTGACCCCAACAATGTCTG TTTTATCTGCAGTCTACGGAATCCAAATTAAGCTTCCAAATTTACATGAGA ATTATACTGTTGTAATCGCTTGTGTGGTATTGGTGGGGCTTTTTGCACTTCAACATTATGGAACGCATAGAGTTGGGTTTGTGTTTGCTCCAATCTTGTTAGCTTGGCAGCTATGTCTTGGCGGAATTGGAATTTACAATATATTCCATTGGAACCCTGGAGTGATCAATGCTCTATCACCGCACTATATCTACAAATTTTTCCAAAGAGCAGGAAAATCTGGATGGAGTTCATTAGGAGGCATTATTCTATGTGTTGCAG GTGCAGAAGCTATGTTTGCTGATCTTGGCCATTTCTCAAAACTTTCTCTCAGG ATTGCATTTACCGTTGTTGTCTATCCTTGCTTGGTTCTGGCTTACATGGGCGAAGCTGCCTATCTCTCCAAGCACAAAGAGGATCTTCAGAGAAGCTTTTACAAGGCTATTCCAG AGGCTATATTTTGGCCAGTGTTTCTTATTGCCACTCTTGCAACTGTGGTGGGAAGTCAAGCAATAATTTCAGCCACTTTCTCTATCATCAGTCAGTGCAGGGCATTGGGTTGCTTCCCACGAGTAAAGATAGTGCACACGTCAAAGAATATACATGGGCAGATATACATTCCAGAGGTAAATTGGTTACTGATGGTGTTTTGTCTCGCTGTTGTCATTGGATTCAGAGACACTTCCATGATTGGCAACGCTTACG GTCTTGCTGTCATCATAGTTATGTTCGTCACAACCTTATTGATGTTTTTGATCATTAGTACAGTCTGGAAGCGAAACGTTTCGTGGGCTATCATATTTGTATTAGTCTTTGGATCTGTGGAACTGTCCTATCTCTCCGCATGCCTTGCCAAAGTACACAAAGGAGGCTGGCTTCCCCTGCTAGTGTCTCTAGTGATCTCGTCTCTAATGTCAATCTGGCGTTATGGGACTTCAAAGAAACTGGCGTATGAGCTAGACAACAAGGTTAGCTTGGACAGCCTGCTGAGTGTAGGGGCTAGCTTGGGAATGACAAGGGTTCCTGGAATTTGCCTAGTTTATTCCGATATTACTTCTGGTGTCCCGCCAATGTTTGCTCATTTCATAACCAATTTTCCTGCATTTCATGAAATTCTCATATTCGTCACCCTTCAGTCTTTGATGATACCAAAAGTACCGATTGATGAACGTTTCCACATTGTGAGGATTGGACCTCCAGAATTCTCTCTATTCCGGTGCATTGTCAG GTACGGTTACAAGGATATCAAGGACAGCCATGCCTTAGAAACTCAGCTGATTGAAATCATATCAGGATTCCTCAAATCTGAAAGACAAGGCAAAGAAATAGCAGTCATGGACACTATTAGGAAGGGCGGTCGCCCAACAGATGGCAGAAAAAAAGTGAGCTTTCAATTACATAATTTGGAAGCAAATGAGGAGATTAAAGGACTGATGGAGGCGAAGGAAGCAGGCGTAGCGTACATGATGAGCAATACAAGTGTGAGAGCAAATGAGGCATCATCTTTTGTAAAGAAGTTTGCCATTAATATTGTGTATGCGTTTCTTAGACGCAATAGCCGGTGCCCTGCAACTGCACTTGGGATTCCACACCCTTCATTGATTGAAGTGGGCATGGTTTATCTGGTTTAA
- the LOC8272605 gene encoding probable potassium transporter 13 isoform X1 has translation MEERKMDEVSGSNIRESRLKLYKTTLLLAYQSFGVVYGDLCTSPLYVYKSTFSGSLQLYEEDHEIFGVLSLVFWTLAIIPLCKYIIFVLGADDNGEGGTFALYSLLCRRSKMGFLLSSHMGLECVSSHDSSLPARETRTSLIIKEFFEKHHSSRIVLLLVVLLGTSMVIGDGILTPTMSVLSAVYGIQIKLPNLHENYTVVIACVVLVGLFALQHYGTHRVGFVFAPILLAWQLCLGGIGIYNIFHWNPGVINALSPHYIYKFFQRAGKSGWSSLGGIILCVAGAEAMFADLGHFSKLSLRIAFTVVVYPCLVLAYMGEAAYLSKHKEDLQRSFYKAIPEAIFWPVFLIATLATVVGSQAIISATFSIISQCRALGCFPRVKIVHTSKNIHGQIYIPEVNWLLMVFCLAVVIGFRDTSMIGNAYGLAVIIVMFVTTLLMFLIISTVWKRNVSWAIIFVLVFGSVELSYLSACLAKVHKGGWLPLLVSLVISSLMSIWRYGTSKKLAYELDNKVSLDSLLSVGASLGMTRVPGICLVYSDITSGVPPMFAHFITNFPAFHEILIFVTLQSLMIPKVPIDERFHIVRIGPPEFSLFRCIVRYGYKDIKDSHALETQLIEIISGFLKSERQGKEIAVMDTIRKGGRPTDGRKKVSFQLHNLEANEEIKGLMEAKEAGVAYMMSNTSVRANEASSFVKKFAINIVYAFLRRNSRCPATALGIPHPSLIEVGMVYLV, from the exons ATGGAGGAACGGAAAATGGATGAAGTATCGGGCTCAAATATCCGGGAGTCTCGACTG AAACTGTACAAAACCACTCTGTTACTTGCCTACCAGAGTTTCGGGGTTGTTTATGGGGATTTATGCACATCCCCTCTTTATGTTTATAAGAGTACATTCTCTGGAAGTTTACAGCTTTATGAGGAGGATCATGAGATTTTTGGGGTACTTTCTCTAGTTTTCTGGACTTTGGCAATCATCCCACTTTGCAAGTACATTATATTTGTGTTAGGGGCAGATGACAATGGTGAAG GCGGAACATTTGCGCTCTACTCGTTACTCTGCCGACGATCCAAGATGGGCTTTTTATTGAGTTCTCATATGGGACTTGAATGTGTATCTTCCCATGATTCTTCTCTGCCTGCCAGGGAGACAAGAACTAGCTtgattataaaagaattcttCGAAAAGCATCATTCTTCTCGTATTGTGTTGCTTCTGGTTGTTCTGCTTGGAACCAGCATGGTTATTGGTGATGGAATCCTGACCCCAACAATGTCTG TTTTATCTGCAGTCTACGGAATCCAAATTAAGCTTCCAAATTTACATGAGA ATTATACTGTTGTAATCGCTTGTGTGGTATTGGTGGGGCTTTTTGCACTTCAACATTATGGAACGCATAGAGTTGGGTTTGTGTTTGCTCCAATCTTGTTAGCTTGGCAGCTATGTCTTGGCGGAATTGGAATTTACAATATATTCCATTGGAACCCTGGAGTGATCAATGCTCTATCACCGCACTATATCTACAAATTTTTCCAAAGAGCAGGAAAATCTGGATGGAGTTCATTAGGAGGCATTATTCTATGTGTTGCAG GTGCAGAAGCTATGTTTGCTGATCTTGGCCATTTCTCAAAACTTTCTCTCAGG ATTGCATTTACCGTTGTTGTCTATCCTTGCTTGGTTCTGGCTTACATGGGCGAAGCTGCCTATCTCTCCAAGCACAAAGAGGATCTTCAGAGAAGCTTTTACAAGGCTATTCCAG AGGCTATATTTTGGCCAGTGTTTCTTATTGCCACTCTTGCAACTGTGGTGGGAAGTCAAGCAATAATTTCAGCCACTTTCTCTATCATCAGTCAGTGCAGGGCATTGGGTTGCTTCCCACGAGTAAAGATAGTGCACACGTCAAAGAATATACATGGGCAGATATACATTCCAGAGGTAAATTGGTTACTGATGGTGTTTTGTCTCGCTGTTGTCATTGGATTCAGAGACACTTCCATGATTGGCAACGCTTACG GTCTTGCTGTCATCATAGTTATGTTCGTCACAACCTTATTGATGTTTTTGATCATTAGTACAGTCTGGAAGCGAAACGTTTCGTGGGCTATCATATTTGTATTAGTCTTTGGATCTGTGGAACTGTCCTATCTCTCCGCATGCCTTGCCAAAGTACACAAAGGAGGCTGGCTTCCCCTGCTAGTGTCTCTAGTGATCTCGTCTCTAATGTCAATCTGGCGTTATGGGACTTCAAAGAAACTGGCGTATGAGCTAGACAACAAGGTTAGCTTGGACAGCCTGCTGAGTGTAGGGGCTAGCTTGGGAATGACAAGGGTTCCTGGAATTTGCCTAGTTTATTCCGATATTACTTCTGGTGTCCCGCCAATGTTTGCTCATTTCATAACCAATTTTCCTGCATTTCATGAAATTCTCATATTCGTCACCCTTCAGTCTTTGATGATACCAAAAGTACCGATTGATGAACGTTTCCACATTGTGAGGATTGGACCTCCAGAATTCTCTCTATTCCGGTGCATTGTCAG GTACGGTTACAAGGATATCAAGGACAGCCATGCCTTAGAAACTCAGCTGATTGAAATCATATCAGGATTCCTCAAATCTGAAAGACAAGGCAAAGAAATAGCAGTCATGGACACTATTAGGAAGGGCGGTCGCCCAACAGATGGCAGAAAAAAAGTGAGCTTTCAATTACATAATTTGGAAGCAAATGAGGAGATTAAAGGACTGATGGAGGCGAAGGAAGCAGGCGTAGCGTACATGATGAGCAATACAAGTGTGAGAGCAAATGAGGCATCATCTTTTGTAAAGAAGTTTGCCATTAATATTGTGTATGCGTTTCTTAGACGCAATAGCCGGTGCCCTGCAACTGCACTTGGGATTCCACACCCTTCATTGATTGAAGTGGGCATGGTTTATCTGGTTTAA
- the LOC8272605 gene encoding probable potassium transporter 13 isoform X2 translates to MEERKMDEVSGSNIRESRLKLYKTTLLLAYQSFGVVYGDLCTSPLYVYKSTFSGSLQLYEEDHEIFGVLSLVFWTLAIIPLCKYIIFVLGADDNGGTFALYSLLCRRSKMGFLLSSHMGLECVSSHDSSLPARETRTSLIIKEFFEKHHSSRIVLLLVVLLGTSMVIGDGILTPTMSVLSAVYGIQIKLPNLHENYTVVIACVVLVGLFALQHYGTHRVGFVFAPILLAWQLCLGGIGIYNIFHWNPGVINALSPHYIYKFFQRAGKSGWSSLGGIILCVAGAEAMFADLGHFSKLSLRIAFTVVVYPCLVLAYMGEAAYLSKHKEDLQRSFYKAIPEAIFWPVFLIATLATVVGSQAIISATFSIISQCRALGCFPRVKIVHTSKNIHGQIYIPEVNWLLMVFCLAVVIGFRDTSMIGNAYGLAVIIVMFVTTLLMFLIISTVWKRNVSWAIIFVLVFGSVELSYLSACLAKVHKGGWLPLLVSLVISSLMSIWRYGTSKKLAYELDNKVSLDSLLSVGASLGMTRVPGICLVYSDITSGVPPMFAHFITNFPAFHEILIFVTLQSLMIPKVPIDERFHIVRIGPPEFSLFRCIVRYGYKDIKDSHALETQLIEIISGFLKSERQGKEIAVMDTIRKGGRPTDGRKKVSFQLHNLEANEEIKGLMEAKEAGVAYMMSNTSVRANEASSFVKKFAINIVYAFLRRNSRCPATALGIPHPSLIEVGMVYLV, encoded by the exons ATGGAGGAACGGAAAATGGATGAAGTATCGGGCTCAAATATCCGGGAGTCTCGACTG AAACTGTACAAAACCACTCTGTTACTTGCCTACCAGAGTTTCGGGGTTGTTTATGGGGATTTATGCACATCCCCTCTTTATGTTTATAAGAGTACATTCTCTGGAAGTTTACAGCTTTATGAGGAGGATCATGAGATTTTTGGGGTACTTTCTCTAGTTTTCTGGACTTTGGCAATCATCCCACTTTGCAAGTACATTATATTTGTGTTAGGGGCAGATGACAATG GCGGAACATTTGCGCTCTACTCGTTACTCTGCCGACGATCCAAGATGGGCTTTTTATTGAGTTCTCATATGGGACTTGAATGTGTATCTTCCCATGATTCTTCTCTGCCTGCCAGGGAGACAAGAACTAGCTtgattataaaagaattcttCGAAAAGCATCATTCTTCTCGTATTGTGTTGCTTCTGGTTGTTCTGCTTGGAACCAGCATGGTTATTGGTGATGGAATCCTGACCCCAACAATGTCTG TTTTATCTGCAGTCTACGGAATCCAAATTAAGCTTCCAAATTTACATGAGA ATTATACTGTTGTAATCGCTTGTGTGGTATTGGTGGGGCTTTTTGCACTTCAACATTATGGAACGCATAGAGTTGGGTTTGTGTTTGCTCCAATCTTGTTAGCTTGGCAGCTATGTCTTGGCGGAATTGGAATTTACAATATATTCCATTGGAACCCTGGAGTGATCAATGCTCTATCACCGCACTATATCTACAAATTTTTCCAAAGAGCAGGAAAATCTGGATGGAGTTCATTAGGAGGCATTATTCTATGTGTTGCAG GTGCAGAAGCTATGTTTGCTGATCTTGGCCATTTCTCAAAACTTTCTCTCAGG ATTGCATTTACCGTTGTTGTCTATCCTTGCTTGGTTCTGGCTTACATGGGCGAAGCTGCCTATCTCTCCAAGCACAAAGAGGATCTTCAGAGAAGCTTTTACAAGGCTATTCCAG AGGCTATATTTTGGCCAGTGTTTCTTATTGCCACTCTTGCAACTGTGGTGGGAAGTCAAGCAATAATTTCAGCCACTTTCTCTATCATCAGTCAGTGCAGGGCATTGGGTTGCTTCCCACGAGTAAAGATAGTGCACACGTCAAAGAATATACATGGGCAGATATACATTCCAGAGGTAAATTGGTTACTGATGGTGTTTTGTCTCGCTGTTGTCATTGGATTCAGAGACACTTCCATGATTGGCAACGCTTACG GTCTTGCTGTCATCATAGTTATGTTCGTCACAACCTTATTGATGTTTTTGATCATTAGTACAGTCTGGAAGCGAAACGTTTCGTGGGCTATCATATTTGTATTAGTCTTTGGATCTGTGGAACTGTCCTATCTCTCCGCATGCCTTGCCAAAGTACACAAAGGAGGCTGGCTTCCCCTGCTAGTGTCTCTAGTGATCTCGTCTCTAATGTCAATCTGGCGTTATGGGACTTCAAAGAAACTGGCGTATGAGCTAGACAACAAGGTTAGCTTGGACAGCCTGCTGAGTGTAGGGGCTAGCTTGGGAATGACAAGGGTTCCTGGAATTTGCCTAGTTTATTCCGATATTACTTCTGGTGTCCCGCCAATGTTTGCTCATTTCATAACCAATTTTCCTGCATTTCATGAAATTCTCATATTCGTCACCCTTCAGTCTTTGATGATACCAAAAGTACCGATTGATGAACGTTTCCACATTGTGAGGATTGGACCTCCAGAATTCTCTCTATTCCGGTGCATTGTCAG GTACGGTTACAAGGATATCAAGGACAGCCATGCCTTAGAAACTCAGCTGATTGAAATCATATCAGGATTCCTCAAATCTGAAAGACAAGGCAAAGAAATAGCAGTCATGGACACTATTAGGAAGGGCGGTCGCCCAACAGATGGCAGAAAAAAAGTGAGCTTTCAATTACATAATTTGGAAGCAAATGAGGAGATTAAAGGACTGATGGAGGCGAAGGAAGCAGGCGTAGCGTACATGATGAGCAATACAAGTGTGAGAGCAAATGAGGCATCATCTTTTGTAAAGAAGTTTGCCATTAATATTGTGTATGCGTTTCTTAGACGCAATAGCCGGTGCCCTGCAACTGCACTTGGGATTCCACACCCTTCATTGATTGAAGTGGGCATGGTTTATCTGGTTTAA